One genomic window of Leptospira perdikensis includes the following:
- a CDS encoding peptide chain release factor 3, with the protein MSPDIIEREVLRRKTFAIIAHPDAGKTTLTEKLLLYGGAIQLAGAVKAKKEGKSATSDWMAMEKERGISITSAALQFEYKNSILNLLDTPGHEDFSEDTYRTLMAADTAVMVLDAGKGVEPQTIKLFRVCRDRGIPIITFINKMDRPTKDLYALLDEIEKVLGIKAVPDVWPLGTGFDFKGVYDLRDQQLYLFDRTPGGKQKAVFRMAGPNDPSLDEQFDSEIVSAFREQIDLVENGIGQVDKNNFLLGKETPVYFGSAVNNFGIELFLNKFLELAPGPDHIPLRDGNYLDPINAPFSAFVFKVQANMNKAHRDRIAFLRICSGVFERGLNVNHNRLDKPVKLSSSFAFFGQDRNTVDTAYPGDIIGLVNPGTYKIGDVLSTGNTPPLRPLPSFAPELFATISCKDTLQLKSFKKGLDQLAEEGILHLFTSRTIGGGVPIIGAMGKLQFEVFQRRLKDEYGAETSIHILPYGISRWVKKADRSQIPSNANLVEDLFGNMALLFDTEWDMNYFHKNNEGIELLDNPPLED; encoded by the coding sequence ATGTCTCCTGATATTATAGAACGCGAAGTCCTCCGCCGAAAGACTTTTGCCATCATTGCACACCCCGATGCGGGAAAAACAACCCTTACTGAAAAACTCCTCCTGTACGGAGGTGCGATCCAACTTGCTGGAGCAGTAAAAGCCAAAAAGGAAGGAAAGTCAGCTACCTCAGATTGGATGGCCATGGAAAAGGAGAGAGGGATCTCGATCACCTCTGCAGCTCTCCAGTTTGAATACAAAAATAGCATTTTAAATCTTCTGGATACACCGGGTCACGAAGACTTCTCGGAGGATACTTACAGAACTTTAATGGCAGCAGATACAGCCGTAATGGTTCTTGATGCGGGAAAGGGAGTAGAACCTCAAACCATTAAATTATTCCGAGTTTGTCGGGATCGGGGCATTCCTATCATTACCTTTATCAATAAAATGGACAGACCCACTAAGGATCTGTACGCTCTTTTGGATGAGATTGAAAAAGTTCTTGGGATCAAAGCGGTTCCAGATGTTTGGCCACTGGGAACGGGTTTTGATTTTAAGGGAGTGTATGATCTTCGAGACCAACAGTTATATCTTTTTGATAGGACTCCGGGCGGAAAACAAAAAGCTGTTTTCCGTATGGCTGGTCCCAATGATCCAAGCCTTGATGAACAATTTGACTCAGAGATTGTCTCCGCATTTCGAGAACAAATCGATCTGGTAGAAAATGGCATTGGCCAGGTGGACAAAAATAATTTTTTACTGGGAAAGGAAACACCGGTTTACTTTGGTTCGGCGGTGAATAATTTTGGAATCGAACTTTTTCTAAATAAATTTTTAGAATTGGCTCCTGGTCCAGACCATATTCCTCTTCGAGATGGTAATTATTTAGATCCTATCAATGCACCCTTTAGCGCCTTTGTTTTTAAGGTCCAAGCAAACATGAACAAAGCTCATAGGGATAGAATTGCTTTCCTACGTATTTGTTCAGGCGTCTTTGAACGAGGGTTAAACGTAAACCATAATAGATTAGACAAACCAGTGAAACTCTCTTCTAGTTTTGCTTTTTTTGGCCAAGATAGAAATACTGTCGATACAGCTTATCCTGGAGATATCATTGGACTTGTAAATCCTGGTACCTATAAGATTGGAGATGTATTGTCAACGGGAAACACTCCTCCATTACGTCCTCTACCTAGTTTTGCACCGGAACTTTTTGCCACGATCTCTTGTAAGGATACATTACAACTAAAATCTTTTAAGAAAGGCCTTGATCAATTGGCCGAAGAAGGAATTCTCCATCTTTTCACCTCACGAACGATTGGTGGTGGAGTTCCTATCATCGGTGCAATGGGAAAACTGCAATTTGAGGTTTTCCAACGTCGCTTAAAAGATGAATATGGTGCGGAAACTTCCATTCATATCCTTCCTTATGGAATCTCACGTTGGGTGAAAAAGGCAGACAGATCTCAAATTCCTTCGAACGCAAATTTAGTAGAGGATCTATTTGGGAATATGGCCCTTCTTTTTGATACAGAATGGGATATGAATTATTTCCACAAAAATAATGAAGGAATTGAACTTTTAGACAATCCACCTTTGGAGGATTAG
- a CDS encoding PP2C family protein-serine/threonine phosphatase produces MIHSQYKEALDWNQRFQLIRIQLLAIDLENQIREKINSDLSGKKTIGILSTSELSKFVINCSPSIQNIKTIEGLTLVSCEWNSEKNSYLLVIDENRISVHSAKFLEDALLDSPFSDPNEGLFVLNGDGNFGISGFIEDNFLVSEFWRNEVKPSLQIHSNLPTLHEAWKEEMNYFVVSFPMYGLPLHLFIVSPKDLVLVPIKESLKRNVIILFSLFVLSFLFSTFISLREIESKQKLRLLLQEFPHAAILFDPKGKILLENPEIEPKLLVTELFRDQLSVKEWIEKEVSLFLEGVFTDPDGQSKLRKEESEFYTVDGSVYLLDITYQLWYLEQNYQFTSGAIVLVQNVTKKRLEFEKEMDYAKDLQKKYLPNKILILPHLDYEVLYKPLIQVGGDYYDYIDLGNDRYIFALGDVIGHGVKAAMMMTVLRVLFHQIVKTESDPKKILSKMNEGVSTNLPDPYAFVPFIFLLFDFNQNTVYYGNAGHPGMLYQSPSGVQCPEKLNPMFGMISNREPKILEFPIQKGDRFYLFTDGLKDVENSKHQKLWEPELLHFFSTMGLNHMSLIKQELELKIRSYSEGIPILDDITWIGIEVI; encoded by the coding sequence ATGATTCATTCCCAGTACAAAGAAGCGTTAGACTGGAACCAAAGGTTTCAATTGATTCGGATCCAACTCCTTGCTATTGATTTAGAAAATCAAATTCGAGAGAAAATCAATTCGGACTTAAGTGGAAAAAAAACTATCGGGATACTTTCGACTTCAGAATTATCAAAATTTGTTATAAATTGTAGTCCATCAATTCAAAATATAAAAACAATAGAAGGTCTGACTCTTGTTAGTTGTGAATGGAATTCCGAAAAAAATTCCTATTTACTTGTTATCGATGAAAATCGTATTTCTGTTCATTCTGCAAAATTTTTAGAAGATGCACTTCTCGATTCTCCCTTTAGTGATCCAAATGAAGGACTTTTTGTCCTTAATGGTGATGGGAATTTTGGAATTTCCGGATTCATTGAAGATAATTTTTTAGTTTCCGAATTTTGGAGGAATGAAGTCAAACCTTCCCTTCAAATCCATTCCAATCTTCCGACATTACATGAGGCTTGGAAAGAGGAAATGAACTATTTCGTTGTTAGTTTTCCTATGTATGGGTTACCTCTCCATTTATTCATTGTAAGTCCCAAAGATTTGGTTCTTGTTCCCATTAAAGAATCTTTGAAAAGAAACGTAATTATCTTATTTTCCTTATTCGTTTTATCCTTTTTGTTTTCGACTTTTATCTCTCTAAGAGAAATTGAATCCAAACAGAAACTCAGACTTCTTTTACAAGAATTTCCCCATGCTGCGATCCTCTTTGATCCGAAGGGAAAAATTCTTTTAGAAAATCCAGAAATTGAACCCAAACTATTGGTGACCGAACTCTTTCGTGACCAACTTTCTGTAAAGGAATGGATTGAAAAGGAAGTCAGTTTATTTTTAGAAGGTGTTTTCACTGATCCGGACGGCCAAAGTAAACTAAGGAAAGAAGAATCAGAGTTTTATACTGTGGATGGGTCTGTTTACTTATTAGATATCACTTACCAACTTTGGTATTTAGAACAAAACTATCAATTTACCAGTGGAGCGATCGTCCTTGTTCAAAACGTAACAAAAAAACGTTTGGAATTCGAAAAGGAAATGGATTATGCCAAAGATTTACAAAAAAAATACCTTCCTAACAAAATCCTCATTCTTCCACATTTGGATTACGAAGTTTTATACAAACCTCTCATTCAAGTTGGTGGCGACTACTACGACTATATTGATTTAGGAAATGATCGTTATATTTTTGCCCTTGGTGATGTAATTGGCCATGGTGTAAAGGCTGCAATGATGATGACTGTACTTCGAGTACTCTTTCATCAAATCGTAAAAACAGAATCAGATCCTAAAAAAATCTTAAGCAAAATGAATGAAGGAGTTTCAACAAATCTTCCCGATCCTTATGCTTTTGTTCCCTTTATCTTTTTGTTATTTGATTTCAATCAAAACACAGTTTACTATGGAAATGCTGGGCATCCAGGTATGTTGTATCAATCTCCTTCAGGAGTACAATGCCCGGAAAAATTAAATCCCATGTTCGGGATGATTTCTAATAGAGAACCCAAGATATTAGAGTTTCCAATTCAAAAAGGAGATCGGTTTTATCTTTTTACCGATGGATTGAAAGATGTGGAAAACTCTAAACATCAAAAGTTATGGGAACCTGAGCTCCTTCATTTTTTCTCTACGATGGGGCTAAACCATATGTCCCTGATCAAACAAGAATTAGAGCTAAAAATTCGGTCCTATTCTGAAGGGATCCCAATCCTTGATGATATCACTTGGATTGGGATTGAAGTGATTTAA
- a CDS encoding LBF_2017 N-terminal domain-containing protein, which translates to MSPLIRFRFCLFLSLFLFTNIPIFSESKTIKFTLEPDRDDIIQYEFELWKESNFDLEIPFRVLSNPGKIQLFIPNGYEFFRIRAVAKRQVRGFWTDLYTVSSFGKPKQKEMTKVVSHKSNTTDVIIPILTPEGNNRFFLTENTIQVRPILTLPVKTSVRYRLNGGPWKVTKEPELSFSKDGDYKLEYQVTNELGISDSMQVWEFSVDNTAPNSELYFAPQTHKNKNDQYISSKTNLQIESKDSGSGVDTIRFRTLCGAGPKTDWFLWDPKSSWTHLINSCSQNLEVEISATDKLGNEEIPKKIQIQKPNYGN; encoded by the coding sequence ATGAGTCCTTTAATTCGTTTTCGGTTTTGTCTATTCCTCTCTTTATTCCTATTTACGAATATTCCTATATTCTCCGAATCAAAAACTATCAAATTCACTTTAGAACCGGATCGAGATGATATCATTCAGTACGAATTTGAATTATGGAAAGAATCAAATTTTGATTTAGAAATTCCTTTTCGTGTTTTATCGAATCCAGGAAAAATTCAATTATTCATTCCTAATGGTTATGAATTCTTTCGGATTCGGGCCGTTGCGAAACGACAAGTGCGTGGATTTTGGACTGACTTATATACTGTCAGTTCCTTTGGAAAACCAAAACAGAAAGAGATGACAAAGGTTGTATCTCATAAATCAAATACAACGGATGTCATCATACCCATTCTCACTCCAGAAGGAAATAATAGATTTTTCCTTACAGAAAATACAATTCAAGTGAGACCGATTCTTACTTTGCCAGTAAAAACTTCTGTCCGTTACCGTTTAAACGGTGGACCATGGAAAGTAACAAAAGAACCAGAATTATCTTTTTCTAAGGATGGGGATTACAAATTGGAATACCAAGTGACAAATGAACTCGGAATTTCTGATTCTATGCAGGTTTGGGAATTCAGTGTGGACAATACAGCACCAAATTCAGAACTCTATTTTGCCCCACAAACACATAAAAATAAAAACGATCAATACATTTCTTCTAAAACCAATCTCCAAATCGAATCGAAAGACAGTGGGTCAGGTGTGGATACAATTCGTTTTCGTACCCTTTGCGGAGCAGGACCAAAAACCGATTGGTTTCTTTGGGATCCTAAAAGTTCTTGGACTCATCTAATCAATTCCTGTTCGCAAAACTTGGAAGTAGAAATTTCCGCAACAGATAAGTTGGGAAATGAAGAAATTCCCAAAAAGATTCAAATTCAAAAGCCAAATTACGGAAACTAA
- a CDS encoding FecR domain-containing protein translates to MNFQIFLIFSNLYRRKRWKETSAFFIGKPLRFPFPFYLFVFIILTNVSPFSISAESKQIIHPPEGDGITIVVEKGQTLSIISKTYLDDPRKWKELLKSNQIDNPNLIIPGMKLWIPKSLGKKPLADIQRYSGKTEVLKVSQKQMDWTGANLGEGLYAKDEVRTFKESEAQFLLLSGSRFEITENSHVIMEKGKSESEPDELYLRRGRIRSIVQKKPSSNQRMFLLKTDAAISEVKGTDFTTEVDAQGNTTLSCYEGSVAVSAQNVTVNVASGFATFVEKGKPPLKPFTVPDPPKPKEE, encoded by the coding sequence ATGAATTTTCAAATTTTCCTCATCTTTAGTAATCTGTATCGAAGAAAAAGGTGGAAGGAAACTTCCGCCTTTTTTATTGGGAAACCACTCCGGTTTCCTTTCCCTTTTTATCTTTTTGTTTTTATCATTTTAACAAACGTATCCCCTTTTTCAATTTCGGCTGAATCCAAACAAATCATCCATCCGCCCGAAGGCGACGGTATCACTATCGTTGTGGAAAAAGGCCAAACCTTAAGTATCATTTCCAAAACCTATTTGGATGATCCAAGGAAGTGGAAAGAACTTCTAAAATCCAATCAAATCGATAACCCCAATCTCATCATTCCAGGAATGAAGTTATGGATTCCAAAAAGTTTGGGTAAAAAACCGTTAGCGGATATACAACGATATTCAGGGAAAACTGAAGTTCTTAAAGTGTCTCAAAAACAAATGGATTGGACTGGTGCCAATTTAGGAGAGGGACTTTATGCTAAAGATGAGGTTCGAACTTTTAAAGAATCCGAAGCACAGTTTCTTTTACTTTCAGGGTCACGGTTTGAAATTACAGAAAATAGCCATGTAATTATGGAAAAAGGAAAATCGGAATCGGAACCCGATGAACTTTATTTGCGTAGAGGGCGAATCCGTTCTATCGTTCAAAAAAAGCCTTCTTCTAATCAACGAATGTTTCTTTTAAAAACAGATGCTGCTATTTCTGAAGTGAAAGGTACGGACTTTACTACAGAAGTTGACGCACAAGGAAACACAACTCTCAGTTGTTATGAAGGTTCTGTTGCAGTGAGTGCTCAAAATGTAACTGTTAACGTGGCTTCCGGTTTTGCTACCTTTGTTGAAAAAGGAAAACCGCCTTTAAAACCATTTACGGTGCCTGATCCACCAAAACCAAAAGAAGAATGA
- a CDS encoding (Fe-S)-binding protein, with amino-acid sequence MDIGRILFHLLFTAFFVVANIVFVRAILYRLGLIFNGRPAFFNEDAKKNLNIGFRLKSFLINVVLQKKNFREPVRGIMHAFVFYGFLVYTIHTTSQMVAGVFGYVMDDPYKFALPEFLLGEAANHIYEQAVNYVSILVLTGLGFFAWRRWIKKAKGLDVHSPASAVVISMIATLMVTTLLGNGAKTVAATYFTHAGLIDGAIGSVWESIGVANSSADVVFQIMWWGHIITVFSFMLYVPTSKHAHLIFAPFNYFLATDTPKGQLSKLNLDDENAVWGSNRVEDFPWPNLLDGMSCIECGRCQVECPANRTGKVLNPKAIIVELKHQMLEKMPEVAAARAGKTPEEGAEAVAALETGVINSHEGLSEEALWGCTTCYACVEACPVGNNQVNAIIEMRRHLVLAESKMSPELQKAFTNMENNSNPWGVGAHTRADWADGLGVKVLSEAEDKNVDVLYWVGCAGAFDERNKKISRDFVKIMQKAEVNFGILGTEEGCSGDSARRGGNEYLYQTLAQTNVDTINGYGIKKIVTACPHCYNTIKNEYPQFGGNFEVIHHSEYINQLSKDGKIDVKVADDANTGKYTYHDSCYIGRYNNNYDNPRDVVKKVSGGKIEEAVDHHSKGLCCGAGGAQYWMEEHVDETNPESTRVNSKRTGQLLDTGATTIATACPFCITMITDGVKAAEKIDSVKVKDIAELVAENID; translated from the coding sequence ATGGATATCGGAAGAATACTCTTTCACCTATTATTCACAGCATTTTTCGTCGTGGCAAACATTGTCTTTGTCCGCGCCATCCTTTATAGGCTCGGATTGATCTTCAATGGTCGTCCTGCTTTCTTCAATGAAGATGCTAAAAAGAACCTAAATATCGGATTCCGTTTAAAGAGTTTTCTTATAAACGTAGTCCTCCAAAAGAAAAACTTTCGTGAACCAGTGCGCGGTATCATGCACGCATTTGTATTCTACGGATTCCTCGTGTATACCATCCACACAACAAGCCAAATGGTTGCTGGTGTGTTTGGTTATGTAATGGATGACCCTTACAAATTTGCTCTTCCTGAATTTCTTTTGGGTGAAGCTGCGAATCATATTTATGAACAAGCAGTGAATTATGTTTCCATACTTGTATTAACCGGTCTTGGTTTTTTTGCTTGGAGACGTTGGATCAAAAAAGCAAAAGGTTTGGATGTTCACTCTCCAGCTTCTGCTGTTGTGATCAGTATGATCGCTACCCTTATGGTGACCACCTTACTTGGAAATGGTGCTAAAACGGTTGCAGCGACTTACTTTACACATGCCGGTCTCATTGATGGAGCCATCGGTAGTGTTTGGGAATCGATCGGTGTTGCAAACTCTTCTGCAGACGTCGTTTTCCAAATTATGTGGTGGGGTCATATCATCACTGTATTCTCGTTTATGTTGTATGTTCCTACATCAAAACATGCTCACTTAATTTTTGCTCCATTCAACTACTTCCTTGCAACAGATACTCCCAAAGGACAACTTTCTAAACTCAATTTAGATGATGAAAATGCAGTTTGGGGATCCAATCGTGTAGAAGACTTCCCTTGGCCAAACTTACTTGATGGTATGTCTTGTATTGAATGTGGTCGTTGCCAAGTGGAATGTCCTGCAAACAGAACAGGAAAAGTTTTAAATCCAAAAGCCATCATTGTTGAACTCAAACACCAAATGTTAGAGAAGATGCCAGAAGTTGCTGCGGCTCGTGCAGGTAAAACACCAGAAGAAGGTGCAGAGGCTGTTGCGGCATTAGAAACCGGAGTCATCAACTCACATGAAGGTTTAAGTGAAGAAGCACTTTGGGGATGTACTACTTGTTATGCGTGCGTGGAAGCATGCCCAGTTGGAAACAACCAAGTAAACGCCATCATTGAAATGCGCCGCCACTTAGTTCTTGCCGAATCAAAAATGAGTCCAGAACTTCAAAAAGCCTTCACAAACATGGAAAACAATTCCAATCCATGGGGTGTGGGAGCACATACAAGAGCAGATTGGGCTGATGGTCTTGGTGTTAAAGTTCTTTCAGAAGCAGAAGACAAAAACGTGGACGTACTCTATTGGGTAGGTTGTGCGGGTGCTTTTGATGAAAGAAACAAAAAGATCTCTCGTGACTTTGTAAAAATCATGCAAAAAGCTGAAGTAAACTTTGGTATCCTTGGAACCGAAGAAGGATGTTCAGGAGACTCGGCTCGCCGCGGTGGTAACGAATATCTATACCAAACTTTAGCACAAACAAACGTAGACACAATCAACGGTTACGGAATCAAAAAGATTGTAACTGCTTGTCCACATTGCTACAATACAATCAAAAACGAATATCCACAATTTGGTGGAAACTTCGAAGTCATCCACCACTCGGAGTACATCAACCAACTTTCCAAAGATGGTAAAATTGATGTGAAAGTGGCTGATGATGCCAACACAGGAAAATACACTTACCACGACTCTTGTTACATCGGTCGTTATAACAACAATTACGATAACCCTCGTGACGTTGTGAAAAAAGTATCCGGTGGTAAAATCGAAGAAGCCGTTGACCATCACTCCAAAGGACTTTGTTGTGGTGCGGGTGGCGCGCAGTACTGGATGGAAGAACATGTGGATGAAACCAACCCAGAAAGTACACGTGTGAATAGCAAACGTACAGGACAACTTCTTGATACGGGAGCAACTACCATTGCTACTGCTTGTCCATTCTGTATCACTATGATCACAGATGGTGTCAAAGCAGCTGAAAAAATTGATTCTGTCAAAGTAAAAGACATTGCAGAATTAGTTGCTGAAAACATCGACTAA
- the mqnC gene encoding cyclic dehypoxanthinyl futalosine synthase, protein MNLDSFSFSPKDPADAVLLNAVQGKRISPEEALILYKSGDFLKIQMVARFLREKVRPHSEASYTMFRVVNYTNYCNVECSFCSFMDEIGNGKGYVLSKEEILQKMDYAVEEGADQMFLQGGVYPDLPFDYYLDVIRSVKAKYPKMHIRAFSPVEVINLETITGKPLREVLLILKEAGLDSVPGAGAEILTERMRQIISPKKATVSEWVRAMETCHEVGLLGSANVVFGSEETEEEVIEHLRVVRDLQDRTGGFLSFIPWTFQPQTKRFKVRPVPTHEYLKVLGICRIFLDNIKHIETSVMVLGKGVGQLALYSGADDISSVVIEENVLRSFGLKTEKEARKFLTEGGFQPVRRNLLYEEEYDCNQVGVDQT, encoded by the coding sequence ATGAACTTAGACTCGTTTTCATTTAGCCCGAAAGACCCCGCAGATGCCGTTCTTTTGAACGCTGTCCAAGGCAAACGAATCTCCCCGGAAGAGGCCCTCATCCTCTACAAGAGTGGTGATTTTTTAAAGATCCAAATGGTAGCGCGTTTCCTTCGAGAGAAGGTCAGACCTCACTCGGAAGCCAGTTACACAATGTTCCGGGTTGTGAATTATACCAATTATTGCAATGTCGAATGTAGTTTTTGTTCCTTTATGGATGAGATTGGAAATGGCAAGGGTTATGTTCTCTCGAAAGAAGAAATCCTACAAAAAATGGATTACGCTGTGGAAGAAGGAGCCGACCAAATGTTCCTCCAAGGCGGTGTGTATCCCGATCTTCCTTTTGATTATTATCTAGATGTGATTCGTTCTGTAAAAGCAAAATATCCGAAGATGCATATCCGAGCCTTTTCACCTGTGGAAGTCATCAATTTAGAAACAATCACGGGAAAACCATTACGTGAAGTATTACTGATTTTAAAAGAAGCAGGTCTTGATTCTGTCCCGGGTGCTGGAGCCGAAATCCTCACAGAAAGGATGCGCCAAATCATCTCTCCGAAAAAAGCAACCGTATCAGAATGGGTACGAGCTATGGAAACTTGCCATGAAGTGGGACTTCTTGGATCAGCAAATGTGGTCTTTGGTTCTGAAGAAACAGAAGAGGAAGTGATCGAACATTTGCGTGTGGTTCGTGATCTTCAGGACCGAACGGGTGGATTTTTATCATTTATCCCTTGGACTTTCCAACCGCAAACCAAGAGGTTCAAAGTCAGACCGGTTCCCACACATGAATACCTAAAGGTTTTGGGAATTTGTCGGATCTTTCTAGATAATATCAAACATATTGAAACCTCTGTGATGGTTTTAGGAAAAGGAGTGGGTCAGCTTGCCCTTTATTCCGGTGCTGATGATATTTCTTCTGTCGTGATCGAAGAAAATGTCCTACGTTCTTTTGGTTTAAAAACAGAAAAAGAGGCGCGTAAATTTCTCACAGAAGGTGGGTTCCAACCTGTCCGTAGGAACTTACTTTACGAAGAAGAATATGACTGCAACCAAGTGGGGGTTGACCAGACCTAA
- a CDS encoding GGDEF domain-containing protein has product MRRYTFKRYFFVFRKLFLRTYHPSFTSTNLSDIGSSLQIFSVMTAFTSIISLLFVDSLVRTKEASFWIAFFRISSLAICFFVYLFGKKRIKLYERHIYGITSVVLTGLILIYIPMMVYDKPNHAYYLFGSAIVIASASILLWIEPIRILLLSILYVAVFIPLHLNFSRIQGFDRFVFYQDVLIVSFLLAFGFVANLLINYWRFEEYRVKSRLRITVGKLLRINQKIEDLSRVDSMTELFNRRHLLEQFDLYKKRSNREGFIIGLVILDLDRLKAINDKYGHKQGDLAIQAFARTVKSRTRITDIAARIGGDEFCLLVSPIDKEGLQILTESIREKLERLLIPIYNQPGESLTLTVSIGATLFRPEDDPSFDELYHKIDTALYTSKNEGRNRITLIES; this is encoded by the coding sequence ATGCGTAGGTATACATTCAAAAGGTATTTTTTTGTATTTCGTAAATTGTTTTTACGAACCTATCATCCTAGCTTCACGTCCACCAATCTTTCCGACATTGGATCCTCACTACAAATTTTCAGTGTGATGACTGCCTTTACCTCCATCATCTCTCTTCTTTTTGTAGATTCGCTTGTTCGAACCAAAGAAGCAAGTTTCTGGATTGCTTTTTTTCGAATTTCTTCCCTTGCCATTTGTTTCTTTGTTTATCTCTTTGGAAAAAAGAGAATCAAATTATATGAAAGACATATCTATGGAATTACAAGTGTTGTACTCACCGGTTTAATCTTAATTTATATTCCTATGATGGTTTATGATAAACCAAACCATGCTTATTATCTATTTGGATCTGCTATAGTCATTGCGAGTGCTTCCATCTTATTATGGATTGAACCCATTCGAATTTTATTGTTATCCATTTTATATGTTGCTGTTTTTATTCCCTTACATTTAAACTTCTCGCGAATCCAGGGTTTTGATCGTTTTGTATTTTACCAAGACGTACTCATTGTTTCCTTTTTACTTGCTTTTGGATTTGTTGCGAACCTTCTAATCAACTATTGGAGGTTTGAAGAATACCGAGTTAAATCAAGGCTACGAATTACCGTGGGAAAACTCCTTCGTATCAATCAAAAGATTGAAGATTTGTCTCGAGTGGATTCGATGACTGAACTTTTTAACAGACGTCATTTGTTAGAACAGTTTGACCTCTATAAAAAAAGATCCAACCGCGAAGGTTTCATCATTGGTCTTGTCATTTTGGATCTAGACCGGCTAAAAGCAATCAACGATAAATATGGACACAAACAGGGAGACCTTGCCATCCAAGCTTTTGCCCGGACAGTTAAGTCGAGGACAAGGATAACAGACATCGCGGCAAGGATTGGAGGAGATGAATTTTGTTTGCTTGTTTCACCGATTGATAAAGAAGGACTACAAATCCTCACAGAATCCATCCGGGAAAAATTGGAGCGATTGTTAATCCCCATTTACAACCAACCAGGGGAATCTTTGACCTTAACCGTTTCGATCGGTGCCACACTATTCCGTCCCGAAGACGATCCTAGTTTTGATGAACTCTACCACAAAATTGATACGGCCCTTTATACCTCTAAAAACGAGGGAAGAAACCGAATCACTCTCATTGAATCTTAA
- a CDS encoding GerMN domain-containing protein, producing MAVLPQIQEDKWKSLRYLLGGIFLVLVLIEKSMGFDPKAAGNLIPKQGFRNIGKTQEKTKFAEPSDPFAKETWEDDLNWEEEVLTQTFPDTESKQKSRTKLIDETIPEITLPEDRFPGAGKRLQADAGYLPVYFLKFYGTGKNSQSQLVKLSREFPGGDPIPFLFQELTKGPNAEEKGKGVLSALSKRIRMEPNYRLENGILHISVSEDLSYGGSIEILKDRLDQISFTLVGNFGIKGVILYTNGERIRTLGSDGLTIPEVLAKTQRKVIIF from the coding sequence GTGGCGGTACTTCCCCAAATCCAAGAAGATAAATGGAAATCTTTACGCTATTTGCTTGGCGGGATTTTCCTTGTACTCGTTCTCATTGAAAAGTCTATGGGGTTTGATCCAAAAGCCGCAGGAAATCTAATTCCCAAACAAGGGTTTCGAAACATCGGAAAAACCCAAGAAAAAACAAAATTTGCGGAACCCTCCGATCCTTTTGCTAAAGAAACTTGGGAAGATGACTTAAATTGGGAAGAAGAAGTCCTCACGCAAACATTCCCTGATACAGAATCCAAACAAAAATCACGCACAAAACTCATAGATGAAACCATTCCCGAAATCACTCTTCCCGAAGATCGGTTTCCTGGCGCCGGCAAACGTCTGCAAGCGGATGCGGGATACCTACCTGTTTATTTCTTAAAATTTTATGGAACGGGAAAAAATAGCCAGTCCCAACTGGTAAAACTATCTCGAGAATTTCCAGGGGGAGATCCGATTCCCTTTTTGTTCCAAGAACTCACCAAAGGTCCGAATGCAGAAGAAAAAGGAAAGGGAGTTCTTTCTGCCCTTTCTAAACGAATTCGAATGGAACCAAACTACCGATTGGAAAATGGGATCCTTCATATTTCTGTTTCCGAAGACTTAAGTTACGGCGGGAGTATAGAAATCTTAAAAGACCGTTTGGACCAAATTTCCTTTACCTTGGTTGGAAATTTTGGAATCAAAGGTGTGATCCTTTATACCAACGGAGAACGCATTCGCACATTAGGAAGTGATGGGTTGACAATTCCTGAAGTCCTGGCCAAAACCCAAAGAAAGGTAATCATTTTCTAG